Proteins encoded in a region of the Acidobacteriota bacterium genome:
- a CDS encoding DNA recombination protein RmuC, with translation MLVTVLSAALGALAGAAVVLVLWLRDRAALAADSARLAAEREAAIRAVEHQRVELAERQAQLRDAFAALSRAALRENRQDFLENAQAIITPVRETLDRVERHLSDVDRAREGSFQAVASQLGLLQLAQEQLRSTAEGLSRSLGSPNVRGAWGEIQLRRIVELAGMLPFCDFVEKQSLTSDAGARQTPDLIVRLPGDATIVVDSKVPIQAYRDAVNASDPAIREQGFAAHIRQVRDHIRALGAKEYWRQFQPAPDFVVMFLPLEPLLSAAFERDEALFDVAAAQRVIPATPMTLLALLKAVASGWRQQQLARNAEEIQQLGRDLYERLATMIGHLEDVGRNIRQAGESYDRFVGSLEHKVLPSARRFKDLGVTSTKSLQEIEPLHVAVRAVVKPELAGRDDVDLLEAALGRDDG, from the coding sequence ATGCTCGTGACGGTCCTGTCGGCCGCCCTCGGCGCGCTCGCGGGCGCGGCCGTGGTCCTGGTCCTCTGGCTGCGCGATCGCGCCGCGCTCGCCGCCGACAGCGCGCGGCTGGCCGCGGAACGCGAGGCCGCCATTCGCGCCGTCGAGCACCAGCGCGTCGAGCTCGCCGAGCGGCAGGCCCAGCTTCGCGACGCGTTCGCGGCGCTCTCACGCGCCGCGCTCCGCGAGAACCGGCAGGACTTCCTGGAGAACGCCCAAGCGATCATCACGCCCGTCAGAGAGACGCTCGATCGCGTGGAGCGCCATCTCTCCGACGTCGATCGCGCGCGCGAAGGCTCGTTCCAGGCCGTCGCCTCGCAGCTCGGGTTGCTGCAGCTCGCGCAGGAGCAGCTTCGGAGCACGGCGGAGGGCTTGTCGCGCTCGCTCGGCTCGCCGAACGTTCGCGGCGCGTGGGGCGAGATCCAACTGCGCCGGATCGTGGAGCTGGCCGGCATGCTGCCCTTCTGCGATTTCGTGGAGAAGCAGAGCCTGACGTCGGACGCGGGCGCGCGCCAGACACCCGACCTCATCGTCAGGCTTCCCGGAGACGCCACGATCGTCGTCGATTCGAAGGTGCCAATCCAGGCGTACCGCGACGCGGTGAACGCGTCGGACCCGGCGATCCGTGAACAGGGGTTCGCGGCGCACATCCGTCAGGTTCGGGATCACATCCGCGCGCTCGGTGCGAAGGAATACTGGCGGCAGTTCCAGCCCGCGCCCGACTTCGTCGTGATGTTCCTGCCGCTCGAGCCGCTGCTGTCGGCGGCGTTCGAACGCGACGAAGCGCTGTTCGACGTGGCCGCAGCGCAGCGCGTGATCCCGGCCACGCCGATGACGCTGCTCGCGCTGCTGAAAGCCGTCGCGTCGGGCTGGCGCCAGCAACAGCTCGCGCGAAACGCCGAGGAGATCCAGCAGCTCGGCCGTGACCTCTACGAACGGCTGGCGACGATGATCGGCCACCTCGAGGACGTGGGACGGAACATCCGGCAGGCCGGCGAGAGCTACGACCGGTTCGTCGGCTCGCTCGAGCACAAGGTGCTGCCGAGCGCGAGACGCTTCAAGGATCTCGGCGTGACGTCCACGAAGTCGCTGCAAGAGATCGAGCCGCTGCACGTCGCCGTCCGGGCCGTGGTCAAGCCCGAGCTGGCCGGGCGCGACGACGTGGATCTGCTCGAAGCGGCTCTCGGCCGCGACGACGGATAG
- a CDS encoding SIMPL domain-containing protein (The SIMPL domain is named for its presence in mouse protein SIMPL (signalling molecule that associates with mouse pelle-like kinase). Bacterial member BP26, from Brucella, was shown to assemble into a channel-like structure, while YggE from E. coli has been associated with resistance to oxidative stress.): MRAVLLAVLIGCIASAASAQTAAPALPIVIAAGEATVKRPPDRASISIAIETRDARPAEARRRNAETMTAVQGIVKGAGVPASAIRTTAFSIAPEMDWRDGKGTLRGYVVRNQIDVRVDDLDRLPELLDALNSPRGVVLSVHGPRFDLKDEPAVQQEALKLAVEAAMSRARAMAAGAGRQLGQILRIEEPSSGGGAPQPMFSMRAAAAPADVQTPIAPGEIEIQARVVLTVELK, from the coding sequence ATGCGCGCCGTTCTCCTCGCCGTCCTGATCGGTTGCATCGCCTCGGCCGCTTCGGCTCAGACTGCCGCGCCCGCTCTTCCGATCGTGATCGCGGCGGGCGAGGCGACCGTCAAGCGGCCGCCCGATCGCGCCTCGATCTCGATCGCGATCGAGACGCGCGATGCCCGTCCCGCCGAAGCGCGCCGCCGGAACGCCGAGACGATGACGGCCGTGCAGGGCATCGTCAAAGGCGCGGGCGTGCCGGCGAGCGCGATTCGAACGACCGCGTTCTCCATTGCGCCCGAGATGGACTGGCGCGACGGAAAGGGTACGCTGCGCGGCTATGTCGTCCGCAACCAGATCGACGTGCGGGTGGACGACCTCGATCGCCTGCCGGAGCTGCTCGACGCGCTCAACAGCCCGCGAGGCGTCGTGCTGTCGGTGCACGGCCCGCGATTCGATTTGAAGGACGAACCTGCGGTGCAACAGGAAGCGCTGAAGCTGGCGGTCGAGGCGGCGATGAGCCGCGCCAGGGCGATGGCCGCCGGCGCCGGACGTCAGCTCGGCCAGATCCTGCGCATCGAGGAGCCGTCGAGCGGCGGCGGCGCGCCGCAGCCGATGTTCTCGATGCGTGCGGCGGCCGCGCCCGCCGACGTGCAGACGCCGATCGCCCCCGGCGAGATCGAAATCCAGGCCAGGGTCGTGCTGACCGTCGAGCTGAAGTAG